From Variovorax sp. PMC12, the proteins below share one genomic window:
- a CDS encoding TonB-dependent siderophore receptor, which produces MNQPKPSFFSSAWPLSPVSRALAVVLFTAACGAQAQQAALREVTVNDSSAAPQADISGFGDVPLRELPLSATVIDSQQLRASGARRLADLTQFDASVTDAYNSAGYWDYLTVRGFVLDNRFNYRREGLPISAETSIPLDNKERVEILRGTSGIQAGTSAPGGLVNYVVKRPTEQDLRTVRIETNSRGSLLGAVDLGGRFGENREFGYRINVASENLKPITHDLDGNRNLFSLAADWRITRDSVLEFEIEQSRKTQPSQAGYSLLGSVLPRPVDPRINLNNQPWSQPSVFKALTGTVRFSQAINSDWRWSAQIGQQRLKSDDRLAYAFGCGAEGNYDRYCSDGTFDVYDFRSDNERRTQTAGSLNLKGNVATGSVKHELGFGLLQSRVRNRFQDQAYNYAGTGNIWGTAMVPANPDATTPQTNRDERSTELSVQDAIRWNDRFTTWLGVRHTRLDRSSIGNDGSNPTGYKQDVTTPWIAASYAIQPGLLAYASWGKGVESQVVPNRISQYANAGQALPALTSRQWELGLKGGNDAFNWQVAWFDISRPMTNLDLCSGYCEVRNDGRAVHRGLEAGAQWNQGPWRLGGSIAVIDAKRRGSTENPALNGQSPTNVPKEVLRAQAAYRVASVPGLEIAGQLSYEGRRNVLPDGSITLPSWTRVDAVLRYDTRLRGVNTSWTLAVDNLFDRRYWKESPFQFSHVYLFPGAPRTLRLGVSLAL; this is translated from the coding sequence ATGAACCAACCCAAGCCCTCTTTTTTTTCTTCCGCCTGGCCGCTCTCACCCGTGTCGCGCGCGCTGGCGGTCGTTCTCTTCACCGCCGCTTGCGGCGCGCAGGCGCAGCAGGCGGCATTGCGTGAAGTCACCGTCAACGACAGCAGTGCCGCGCCGCAAGCCGACATCAGCGGCTTCGGCGATGTGCCGCTGCGCGAGCTGCCGCTCTCGGCCACGGTGATCGACAGCCAGCAACTGCGCGCCAGCGGCGCCCGGCGGCTCGCGGACCTCACCCAGTTCGACGCCTCCGTCACCGACGCCTACAACTCCGCCGGCTACTGGGACTACCTCACGGTGCGCGGCTTCGTGCTCGACAACCGCTTCAACTACCGGCGCGAAGGCCTGCCGATCAGCGCCGAGACCTCGATTCCGCTGGACAACAAGGAACGCGTGGAAATCTTGCGCGGCACCAGCGGCATCCAGGCCGGCACCAGCGCGCCGGGGGGCCTGGTCAACTACGTCGTCAAGCGGCCGACCGAGCAGGACCTGCGCACGGTGCGCATCGAGACCAACAGCCGCGGCAGCCTGCTGGGCGCCGTCGACCTTGGCGGGCGCTTCGGCGAGAACCGCGAGTTCGGCTACCGCATCAACGTGGCGAGCGAGAACCTCAAGCCGATCACGCACGACCTCGACGGCAACCGCAACCTGTTCTCGCTGGCGGCCGACTGGCGTATCACGCGCGACTCGGTGCTGGAATTCGAGATCGAGCAAAGCCGCAAGACGCAGCCGAGCCAGGCCGGCTACAGCCTGCTGGGAAGCGTGCTGCCCAGGCCGGTCGATCCGCGCATCAACCTCAACAACCAGCCGTGGTCGCAGCCCTCGGTGTTCAAGGCGCTGACAGGCACGGTGCGCTTCAGCCAGGCAATCAACTCCGACTGGCGCTGGAGCGCGCAGATCGGCCAGCAGCGCTTGAAGAGCGACGACCGCCTGGCCTACGCCTTCGGCTGCGGCGCCGAGGGCAACTACGACCGCTACTGTTCCGACGGCACATTCGACGTCTACGACTTCCGCAGCGACAACGAGCGCCGCACGCAGACCGCGGGCAGCCTGAACCTCAAGGGCAACGTGGCGACGGGCAGCGTGAAGCACGAGCTGGGTTTCGGCCTGCTGCAAAGCCGCGTGCGCAACCGCTTCCAGGATCAGGCCTACAACTACGCGGGCACCGGCAACATCTGGGGCACGGCCATGGTGCCGGCCAACCCCGATGCCACCACGCCGCAGACCAACCGCGACGAACGCTCGACCGAACTGTCGGTGCAGGACGCCATCCGCTGGAACGACCGCTTCACCACCTGGCTCGGCGTGCGCCACACGCGGCTCGACCGCAGCAGCATCGGCAACGACGGATCGAACCCGACCGGCTACAAGCAGGACGTGACCACGCCGTGGATCGCCGCGAGCTATGCCATTCAACCGGGCTTGCTGGCTTATGCGAGCTGGGGCAAGGGCGTGGAATCGCAGGTCGTGCCGAACAGGATCTCCCAGTACGCCAACGCTGGGCAGGCCCTGCCCGCGCTGACCTCGCGCCAGTGGGAACTGGGCCTGAAGGGCGGCAACGATGCGTTCAACTGGCAAGTCGCTTGGTTCGACATCTCGCGGCCGATGACCAACCTCGACCTGTGCAGCGGCTACTGCGAAGTGCGCAACGACGGACGCGCCGTGCATCGCGGGCTGGAGGCCGGCGCGCAATGGAACCAGGGGCCGTGGCGCCTCGGCGGCAGCATCGCGGTGATCGACGCCAAGCGGCGCGGCAGCACCGAGAACCCGGCGCTCAACGGACAGTCGCCGACGAACGTGCCCAAGGAAGTGCTGCGGGCACAGGCCGCCTACCGCGTCGCGTCGGTGCCGGGGCTGGAGATCGCTGGCCAGCTCTCGTACGAAGGCCGGCGCAACGTGCTGCCGGATGGGTCGATCACCCTGCCCTCGTGGACGCGCGTCGATGCAGTGCTGCGCTACGACACCAGGCTGCGCGGCGTGAACACGAGCTGGACGCTTGCGGTCGACAACCTGTTCGACCGGCGCTACTGGAAGGAGTCGCCGTTCCAGTTCAGCCACGTGTATCTCTTTCCCGGGGCGCCGCGCACGCTGCGACTGGGTGTGAGCCTCGCGTTGTGA
- the thiE gene encoding thiamine phosphate synthase, with translation MTASMNDARAIAQAIVAAHGLRFGAITAAPVSAPVFSSDDPVYRGAKQACSALGFIEIDAECLAHAWRAQTLRLSNFDAALWPDAPADFGMRPFPPAARDDAFPPCPERLGLYAVLPDAQWVGRMARAGVPTVQLRFKSEDAAAIEREVQAAVEAVRGTDALLFINDHWQVAIAAGAYGIHLGQEDLDALSPDQLAQLRASGARLGVSTHGYAEMVRADRVSPSYIAMGAVYPTTLKKMATAPQGVARLAAYARLLRGYPQVGIGGIDAVRLPEVLATGVGSVAVVRALVAAEDPEATAMQWMAAMESNAVGN, from the coding sequence ATGACAGCTTCAATGAACGACGCCCGCGCCATCGCGCAAGCCATCGTCGCGGCCCACGGCTTGCGTTTCGGCGCGATCACCGCCGCGCCCGTGAGCGCGCCGGTCTTCTCGTCGGACGACCCGGTGTACCGCGGCGCCAAGCAGGCCTGCTCGGCGCTGGGCTTCATCGAGATCGACGCCGAATGCCTGGCCCACGCCTGGCGCGCGCAGACGCTGCGCCTGAGCAACTTCGACGCCGCGCTGTGGCCCGACGCGCCCGCAGACTTCGGCATGCGCCCGTTTCCCCCGGCCGCTCGCGACGATGCATTCCCGCCCTGCCCCGAACGCCTCGGCCTCTATGCCGTGCTGCCCGATGCGCAATGGGTCGGCCGCATGGCGCGCGCCGGCGTGCCGACTGTGCAACTGCGCTTCAAGTCGGAAGACGCGGCGGCCATCGAGCGTGAAGTGCAGGCGGCCGTCGAAGCGGTGCGCGGCACCGATGCGCTGCTCTTCATCAACGACCATTGGCAGGTCGCCATCGCGGCGGGTGCCTACGGCATCCACCTCGGCCAGGAAGACCTCGACGCGCTCTCGCCCGATCAGCTGGCGCAGCTGCGCGCTTCAGGCGCGAGGCTCGGCGTCAGCACGCACGGCTACGCCGAGATGGTGCGCGCGGACAGGGTGAGCCCGAGCTACATCGCGATGGGCGCCGTCTACCCGACCACGCTCAAGAAGATGGCGACCGCGCCGCAGGGCGTGGCCCGCCTCGCAGCCTATGCGCGACTGCTGCGCGGCTATCCACAGGTGGGCATCGGCGGCATCGACGCGGTGCGCCTGCCCGAAGTGCTGGCCACGGGCGTTGGCTCCGTCGCCGTGGTGCGCGCACTGGTCGCGGCGGAAGACCCCGAGGCCACGGCCATGCAATGGATGGCGGCGATGGAAAGCAACGCCGTCGGCAACTGA
- a CDS encoding AraC family transcriptional regulator: MESRRTEQDYRARVARAVAAIVADPMADHRLEDLARLAHFSPFHFHRVYASVAGETVAATVRRVRLALATQLLEAGGQSITQVALAVGYESPQAFTRAFGQFTGQSPREFQRQMARAVLDVDAIPQAGNDGGAPPAVRIVERSAQRLHALRHQGSFATIPHTHRRLRLHAGTRVLSEHWGASFSAPEDTSGFRYYAAFASPDPWPEDGSGVELLDIPGGCYAVHRLAGPYARINAAVQSLYARWLPGSGYEPDDRPTLEHYLNSPRTVRQAELRTDLLIPIRRADSS, from the coding sequence ATGGAAAGCCGTCGAACAGAGCAGGACTACCGGGCCCGCGTGGCACGCGCGGTCGCGGCCATCGTTGCCGACCCGATGGCCGATCACCGGCTCGAAGACCTCGCGCGGCTCGCGCACTTCTCACCCTTTCATTTCCATCGCGTCTACGCCAGCGTGGCTGGCGAGACCGTGGCCGCCACGGTCCGCCGTGTGCGGCTCGCGCTCGCGACGCAACTGCTCGAAGCCGGCGGCCAGAGCATCACGCAGGTTGCGCTGGCGGTGGGCTACGAGAGCCCGCAGGCCTTCACGCGCGCCTTCGGGCAGTTCACCGGCCAGTCGCCGCGCGAGTTCCAGCGGCAGATGGCGCGCGCGGTGCTCGATGTCGATGCGATACCGCAGGCCGGCAACGACGGCGGCGCGCCACCCGCCGTGCGGATCGTCGAGCGCTCCGCGCAGCGGCTGCATGCGCTGCGGCACCAGGGCTCGTTCGCGACCATTCCCCACACCCATCGGCGGCTGCGCCTCCATGCGGGAACGCGGGTGCTGTCGGAGCACTGGGGCGCGTCCTTCAGCGCGCCCGAGGACACCAGCGGCTTCCGGTACTACGCAGCGTTCGCTTCGCCTGACCCGTGGCCGGAGGATGGCTCGGGCGTCGAGTTGCTCGACATCCCGGGCGGCTGCTATGCCGTGCATCGCCTGGCCGGCCCCTATGCGCGCATCAATGCCGCCGTGCAATCGCTCTATGCGCGATGGCTGCCGGGCAGCGGCTACGAACCCGACGACCGGCCCACGCTGGAGCACTACCTGAATTCGCCGCGAACGGTGCGGCAAGCCGAGTTGCGCACCGATCTGCTGATTCCGATTCGCCGCGCCGACTCGTCGTGA
- a CDS encoding adenylate/guanylate cyclase domain-containing protein, whose amino-acid sequence MADEDFKGARLRRFRVDVGSIICAVALVQSLLLVAFGYWAAEKLVSKVGTAAHKTNHDRVEDNVLAFLAKTEGVIRAIADSPSVHATGEDGEQTAEMLWTMLEQTPELDSINVATDDGHVLMAVRYPVPAIRQVLRGPDFSTETWQYKSSPDLDGGDARQRFSTTSISSYRSDFDPEKRTWYREAVKAKGPVWTEPFLMSDAQELAVGHARPSGRVDDEGHRRGLVVDANVSLGHLSRLVRIFGALGSGDSALLSSDHHVIARSDHPDPVRELESPDTGVLGAIHAHMLAKSTAGGADDLAFSMAHDGRSYLVQTSHIPHTRWQLVSWEPEETVLGGLQRSVLWALLMTLSFLGLALLLSLRLSKLVTGPIENLSRVARRIGRLELDNLPLEPSRVLEVQHLNQALDESARSLQAFRKFVPVDILRQLVVKGHALTPGGSPRRVTVMFTDVEGFTSISESMQADVLVRQLTEYFNLASGIFARHGGVVDKFMGDGIMVLWGAPADLEDAEYRACLAALELHDRMSALNAKWRAEGLHEFRTRIGIHTGLVIAGVLGSSNRLSYTAIGDTINAASRIEAANKELGTRTLISQDTFDGLGGRLATRRIEELAELRGRQTRMVLYELLGPRPPA is encoded by the coding sequence ATGGCCGATGAGGATTTCAAGGGCGCACGCCTGCGGCGTTTCAGGGTCGACGTGGGCTCCATCATCTGCGCCGTCGCGCTGGTGCAGTCGCTCTTGCTGGTGGCCTTCGGTTACTGGGCGGCGGAGAAGCTGGTGTCCAAGGTGGGCACGGCCGCGCACAAGACCAACCACGACCGTGTCGAGGACAACGTGCTGGCGTTCCTCGCCAAGACCGAGGGCGTGATCCGCGCCATCGCCGATTCGCCCAGCGTGCACGCGACCGGGGAAGACGGCGAGCAGACCGCCGAGATGCTCTGGACCATGCTGGAGCAGACCCCCGAGCTCGACAGCATCAACGTGGCCACCGACGACGGCCATGTGCTGATGGCCGTGCGCTATCCGGTTCCGGCCATCCGCCAGGTATTGCGCGGCCCCGACTTCAGCACCGAGACCTGGCAATACAAGAGCTCGCCGGACCTCGACGGCGGCGACGCCAGGCAGCGCTTCTCGACGACGTCCATCTCCTCGTACCGCAGCGACTTCGACCCCGAGAAGCGAACCTGGTACCGGGAGGCGGTGAAGGCGAAAGGCCCGGTGTGGACCGAGCCCTTCCTGATGAGCGACGCGCAGGAACTCGCCGTCGGCCACGCACGGCCTTCCGGGCGAGTCGACGACGAGGGCCACCGGCGCGGGCTCGTGGTCGACGCGAATGTGTCGCTGGGGCATCTGTCGAGGCTGGTGCGCATCTTCGGCGCGCTCGGCAGCGGCGACAGCGCCTTGCTGAGCTCCGACCATCATGTGATCGCCCGCAGCGACCATCCCGACCCGGTGCGCGAGCTCGAGTCGCCCGACACCGGCGTGCTGGGCGCCATCCACGCTCACATGCTCGCCAAGAGCACGGCCGGCGGTGCCGACGACCTGGCTTTTTCGATGGCGCACGACGGGCGCAGCTACCTCGTGCAGACCTCGCACATCCCCCACACGCGCTGGCAGCTCGTCAGCTGGGAGCCCGAGGAGACGGTGCTCGGGGGCCTGCAGCGCTCGGTGCTGTGGGCATTGCTCATGACGCTCAGCTTCCTCGGACTGGCGCTGTTGCTCTCGCTGCGCTTGTCCAAGCTGGTGACAGGGCCCATCGAGAACCTTTCGCGCGTCGCGCGCCGCATCGGTCGGCTGGAGCTGGACAACCTGCCGCTCGAGCCGAGCCGGGTGCTGGAGGTCCAGCATCTCAACCAGGCGCTGGACGAGTCGGCACGCAGCCTCCAGGCGTTCAGGAAGTTCGTGCCGGTCGACATCCTGCGCCAGCTCGTGGTCAAGGGCCACGCGCTGACGCCCGGCGGTTCGCCGCGGCGCGTCACGGTGATGTTCACCGACGTGGAAGGCTTCACCAGCATCTCCGAATCGATGCAGGCCGACGTGCTCGTGAGGCAGCTGACCGAGTACTTCAACCTCGCGTCCGGCATCTTCGCGCGGCACGGCGGCGTGGTCGACAAGTTCATGGGCGACGGCATCATGGTGCTGTGGGGCGCCCCGGCCGACCTGGAAGATGCGGAGTACCGCGCCTGCCTGGCGGCGCTCGAGCTGCATGACCGGATGAGCGCGCTCAACGCCAAGTGGCGCGCCGAAGGCCTGCACGAGTTCCGCACGCGCATCGGCATACACACCGGACTTGTGATCGCCGGCGTGCTCGGCTCGAGCAACCGACTGTCGTACACCGCCATCGGCGACACCATCAACGCGGCAAGCCGCATCGAGGCCGCCAACAAGGAACTGGGCACGCGCACGCTGATATCGCAGGACACCTTCGACGGGCTGGGCGGGCGCCTTGCCACGCGCCGCATCGAGGAGCTGGCCGAGCTGCGCGGCCGGCAGACGCGCATGGTGCTGTACGAGCTGCTGGGGCCTAGGCCCCCGGCCTGA
- the thiD gene encoding bifunctional hydroxymethylpyrimidine kinase/phosphomethylpyrimidine kinase, with translation MTQAPTQRYARVLSIAGSDSGGGAGIQADLKTFAALGCYGMTAITALTAQNTLGVSGIHGVPPEFLKAQIQAVVEDIGVDAVKLGMLHAPEIVEVVAWAIDRYQLKNVVLDPVMVATSGDRLIASETVQVLVRELFPRALVVTPNLDEAALLIGHPIDGIDALDGAADELLALGAKGVLLKGGHLPGNDVVDVLLQSGGERRRLASKRIDSPNLHGTGCTLSSAIAAHLALGAALPEAVERARAYILGAMAAGADVKIGAGHGPLNHGFAPVPTHRFALTAG, from the coding sequence ATGACCCAAGCACCCACCCAGCGCTATGCACGCGTGCTCTCCATTGCCGGCTCCGACAGCGGCGGCGGCGCCGGCATCCAGGCCGATCTCAAGACCTTCGCGGCGCTCGGCTGCTATGGCATGACGGCCATCACCGCGCTCACCGCGCAGAACACGCTCGGCGTGTCGGGCATCCACGGCGTGCCGCCCGAGTTTCTCAAGGCGCAGATCCAGGCCGTGGTGGAAGACATCGGCGTCGATGCCGTCAAGCTCGGCATGCTGCACGCGCCCGAGATCGTCGAAGTGGTGGCCTGGGCCATCGACCGCTACCAGCTGAAGAACGTGGTGCTCGACCCCGTGATGGTCGCCACCAGCGGCGACCGGCTGATCGCGTCCGAGACGGTGCAGGTGCTGGTGCGCGAACTGTTCCCGCGCGCGCTGGTGGTGACGCCCAATCTCGACGAAGCCGCGCTGCTCATCGGCCATCCCATCGACGGTATCGATGCGCTCGACGGCGCGGCCGACGAACTGCTGGCGCTCGGCGCCAAGGGCGTGCTGCTCAAGGGCGGCCATCTGCCGGGCAACGACGTGGTCGACGTGCTGCTGCAGTCCGGGGGCGAGCGCAGGCGGCTGGCTTCGAAGCGCATCGACAGCCCCAATCTGCACGGCACCGGCTGCACGTTGTCGTCCGCCATCGCCGCGCACCTGGCATTGGGCGCGGCGCTGCCGGAGGCGGTCGAGCGGGCGCGTGCGTACATCCTCGGCGCGATGGCCGCGGGGGCGGATGTGAAGATCGGCGCGGGTCATGGTCCTCTCAACCACGGCTTTGCGCCAGTGCCGACGCACCGCTTCGCGCTGACGGCCGGCTGA
- a CDS encoding purine-cytosine permease family protein, whose product MAQDDNNDDRSSNAGSASSNEALTPLPASRRVFGWHDHAALWFSLGVGLLVMQIGAYLVPAVGTRDAAIAIVLGSCLGAGLLAWTARLGCESGLASAGLMHATYGSAFARLPVLLNIVQLVGWTTFELVVMREGTQAIGQAAFGPSIGSAWGGVLTTLLWGAVLLALLAGSMVKLVRRFVSRFGLPLVVLSLLWLSWQFATRLHAKGLDAFWARPGDGSMGMFGALDLVIAMPVSWLPLVADYARHGKRGTGGLGSAFSGTWLGYALANIWCYALGVMVVSVAEPGTELVTALLLAQGGLLALGLILIDELDNAYGDVYSGSVSTHSLLPRWSVKRWGLLLAALCIAFALVLPMHTLEPFLLLLSSVFVPLYGVIIGRLGSGQSVSVGGARKIDFGAALIWIAGIAAYHALARWAPQFGSALPTLAATFALAWLSRPSARSGASALAQSRG is encoded by the coding sequence ATGGCACAAGACGACAACAACGACGATCGCAGCAGCAACGCCGGATCCGCCTCATCCAACGAGGCGCTGACGCCGTTGCCCGCGTCCAGGCGCGTGTTCGGCTGGCACGACCACGCCGCGCTGTGGTTCAGCCTGGGCGTCGGCCTGCTGGTGATGCAGATCGGCGCGTACCTGGTGCCCGCGGTGGGCACGCGGGACGCGGCCATCGCCATCGTGCTGGGCTCCTGCCTTGGCGCGGGCCTGCTGGCCTGGACCGCGCGGCTCGGTTGCGAGAGCGGCCTCGCCAGCGCCGGCCTCATGCACGCCACTTACGGCAGCGCCTTCGCGCGGCTGCCGGTGCTGCTGAACATCGTGCAGCTGGTGGGCTGGACCACCTTCGAGCTGGTCGTCATGCGCGAGGGCACGCAGGCCATCGGCCAGGCGGCCTTCGGCCCTTCCATCGGCTCGGCATGGGGCGGCGTGCTGACCACGCTGCTCTGGGGCGCGGTGCTGCTGGCCCTGCTCGCGGGCTCGATGGTCAAGCTGGTGCGGCGCTTCGTCAGCCGCTTCGGGCTGCCGCTGGTGGTGCTGTCGCTGCTGTGGCTCAGCTGGCAGTTCGCGACGCGGCTGCATGCCAAGGGACTCGACGCGTTCTGGGCGCGGCCGGGCGACGGCAGCATGGGCATGTTCGGCGCGCTGGACCTGGTGATCGCGATGCCGGTGTCATGGCTGCCGCTGGTGGCCGACTACGCACGGCACGGCAAGCGCGGTACCGGGGGCCTGGGGAGCGCCTTCAGCGGCACCTGGCTCGGCTATGCGCTGGCCAACATCTGGTGCTATGCGCTGGGCGTGATGGTGGTGAGCGTGGCCGAGCCGGGCACCGAGCTGGTGACGGCGCTGCTGCTTGCGCAAGGCGGCCTGCTGGCGCTGGGCCTGATCCTGATCGACGAGCTCGACAACGCCTACGGCGACGTGTATTCGGGTTCGGTGTCCACGCACAGCCTGCTGCCGCGCTGGAGCGTGAAGCGCTGGGGCCTGCTGCTGGCCGCGCTGTGCATCGCTTTTGCACTGGTGCTGCCGATGCACACGCTGGAGCCCTTCCTGCTGTTGTTGAGTTCGGTGTTCGTGCCGCTCTACGGCGTGATCATCGGGCGGCTTGGCAGCGGACAGTCCGTGTCGGTGGGCGGTGCGCGGAAGATCGATTTCGGCGCCGCGCTGATCTGGATCGCGGGCATTGCCGCGTACCACGCGCTGGCCAGATGGGCACCGCAGTTCGGCTCGGCATTGCCGACGCTGGCCGCGACCTTCGCGCTCGCGTGGCTCAGCCGGCCGTCAGCGCGAAGCGGTGCGTCGGCACTGGCGCAAAGCCGTGGTTGA
- a CDS encoding thiazole synthase has product MNTTHDDPLVLYGETFQSRLLLGTARYPSPDLLEAAVKRARPAMLTASLRRQTANQGSGNSELGNGFWELLRRLGVPVLPNTAGCHSVQEVVATAQMARELFDTPWIKLELIGDDYTLQPDTLNLVDAASQLIREGFKVLPYCTEDLVLCQRLVDVGCQAVMPWAAPIGTGRGPVNPYALQVLRDRLKVPMLVDAGLGLPSHACQVMEWGYDGVLLNTAVALAQDPVAMAGAFADAVQAGRTAHRAGAMAAQDAAQPSTPVLGTPFWHHAP; this is encoded by the coding sequence ATGAACACCACACACGACGACCCGCTGGTTCTCTACGGCGAAACCTTCCAGAGCCGCCTGCTGCTCGGCACCGCTCGCTATCCCTCGCCAGACCTGCTCGAAGCCGCGGTCAAGCGCGCCCGGCCCGCGATGCTCACGGCCTCGCTGCGCCGGCAGACCGCGAATCAGGGATCGGGCAACAGCGAGCTCGGCAACGGCTTCTGGGAACTGCTGCGCCGCCTCGGGGTGCCCGTGCTGCCCAACACCGCCGGCTGCCACAGCGTGCAGGAGGTGGTCGCCACCGCGCAGATGGCGCGCGAGCTGTTCGACACGCCCTGGATCAAGCTCGAGCTGATCGGCGACGACTACACGCTGCAGCCCGACACGCTGAACCTCGTCGACGCGGCCTCGCAGCTGATTCGCGAAGGCTTCAAGGTGCTGCCCTATTGCACCGAAGACCTGGTGCTGTGCCAGCGGCTGGTCGACGTGGGCTGCCAGGCCGTGATGCCTTGGGCCGCGCCCATCGGCACGGGCCGTGGACCTGTCAACCCTTATGCGCTGCAGGTGCTGCGCGACCGGCTGAAGGTGCCGATGCTGGTCGATGCCGGCCTGGGCCTTCCTTCGCATGCCTGCCAGGTGATGGAATGGGGCTACGACGGCGTGCTGCTCAACACGGCGGTCGCGCTGGCGCAAGACCCGGTGGCCATGGCCGGCGCATTTGCCGACGCGGTGCAGGCCGGGCGCACCGCACACCGTGCCGGCGCAATGGCCGCGCAGGACGCGGCGCAACCCAGCACACCGGTGCTCGGCACGCCCTTCTGGCATCACGCGCCATGA
- the thiS gene encoding sulfur carrier protein ThiS, translating into MNILINDKPFTLPDNAVLTDALAALDATPPFAVAVNREFVPRSAYAARALQPDDRIEVIRPVTGG; encoded by the coding sequence ATGAACATCCTGATCAACGACAAGCCTTTCACCCTGCCTGACAACGCCGTGCTGACCGATGCGCTGGCCGCGCTGGACGCCACGCCGCCGTTCGCGGTGGCGGTGAACCGCGAGTTCGTGCCGCGCTCCGCCTACGCCGCGCGCGCGCTGCAACCCGACGACCGCATCGAAGTGATCCGCCCCGTGACGGGCGGCTGA
- a CDS encoding FAD-dependent oxidoreductase, with amino-acid sequence MSLPFQSAAVLGAGLMGRLMAVTLAQAGCKVDLFEAGSPDAEGAAARVAAAMLAPLAESAVAPVSVVRMGQHALSRWPELLAKLAQPVFFQREGTLVLWHRQDAAEAARLARVLANTGTQVPELAPMQTLDGKAIAALEPSLGQRFMQGLFLPGEGQLDNRALLASLLATLQASPGVTLHWQSARAPSDFTPGAPGQPDRVIDCRGFGARPQWNALRGVRGEVIRVHAPEVTLRRPTRLVHPRYPLYIAPKPGNLFVIGATEIESDDMSPASVRSTLELLSAAYAVHSGFAEARIVEIATQCRPTLPDNLPAIEQPQPRVLRINGLYRHGFMIAPALLDAAMELLAHGRSTLAASLGMEISHA; translated from the coding sequence ATGAGCCTTCCTTTTCAATCCGCCGCCGTCCTCGGCGCGGGCCTCATGGGCCGGCTGATGGCGGTCACGCTCGCGCAGGCGGGCTGCAAGGTCGACCTGTTCGAAGCGGGCAGCCCCGATGCGGAAGGCGCTGCCGCACGCGTGGCAGCCGCAATGCTCGCGCCGCTGGCCGAATCGGCGGTGGCGCCGGTGTCGGTCGTGCGCATGGGGCAGCACGCGCTCTCGCGCTGGCCCGAGCTGCTGGCAAAGCTGGCGCAGCCCGTGTTCTTCCAGCGCGAAGGCACGCTGGTGCTGTGGCACCGGCAGGACGCCGCCGAAGCCGCACGCCTGGCGCGCGTGCTTGCCAACACCGGCACGCAGGTGCCAGAGCTCGCGCCGATGCAAACGCTCGACGGCAAGGCGATCGCCGCCCTTGAGCCCTCGCTCGGGCAGCGCTTCATGCAGGGCCTGTTCCTGCCGGGCGAAGGTCAGCTCGACAACCGCGCGCTGCTCGCGTCCCTGCTTGCCACACTGCAAGCCAGCCCCGGCGTGACGCTGCACTGGCAATCGGCGCGCGCGCCTTCGGACTTCACGCCCGGCGCACCGGGCCAGCCCGACCGGGTGATCGACTGCCGCGGCTTCGGCGCCCGGCCCCAGTGGAACGCACTGCGCGGCGTGCGCGGCGAAGTGATCCGGGTGCACGCCCCAGAAGTGACGCTGAGGCGGCCCACGCGCCTGGTGCATCCGCGCTACCCGCTCTACATCGCGCCCAAGCCGGGCAACCTGTTCGTGATCGGCGCGACCGAGATCGAATCGGACGACATGTCGCCCGCCAGCGTGCGCTCCACCTTGGAACTGCTGAGCGCCGCGTATGCGGTGCACAGCGGCTTTGCCGAGGCGCGCATCGTCGAAATCGCCACGCAGTGCCGGCCCACGCTGCCCGACAACCTGCCCGCCATCGAGCAGCCGCAGCCGCGCGTGCTGCGCATCAACGGGCTCTACCGCCACGGTTTCATGATCGCACCCGCGCTGCTCGACGCCGCGATGGAACTGCTGGCGCACGGCCGCTCGACGCTCGCTGCGAGCCTCGGCATGGAGATATCCCACGCATGA